The Dethiosulfovibrio peptidovorans DSM 11002 nucleotide sequence GGTATGATGGACGATTCTGAAAGGGGGCTGACGATCCAGAGGTCCATCGCTGCCCAGGGTGCTCCTGACAGTAAGGGTCTCCAGGAGCTCACGATCCGACAGTGGAGGCAGAATTCCCCTCAACGCCCGGGCCAACATCGTCTTACCGCTGCCGGGAGCCCCGACCAACAGAACGTTATGGTGTCCTGCCGCGGCTATCTCCAAGGCCCTTTTGGCCGCAGATTGGCCTCTGATATCGCCGAAGTCGGGATCCGCCGCAGGTATGTCCGATCCCGGTTTTTCCGGCTTCACCCTAGGGAGGTCCGAGCCGGATTTTATATGGCTCAGAAGAGAGGACAGATGATCCACCACGTATGCCTCTACGTCGGAGACTAAACCAACCTGGGTGGCGTTGCCCTCCGGGACGTATAGAGGCATGCCGGATTTTCGAGCCAAGATGGCGGCAGGCACGGCACCTCTCACAGGGCGTATTTTTCCGTCCAGGGCAAGCTCTCCCATGAAGAGAGATGGCCTGGACAGAGGCAACCTGTCGGAACGAAGCGCCAACCCCACCGCTATGGGCAGGTCCATGAGGGTTCCTTCCTTAGGAAGGTCGGCCGGGGCGAGGTTCACCGCTATTCTTCCCTTCAGAGAGACGCCGACAGACCTGAGGGCAGCCCGGACCCTCTCCTTGGATTCCCTGACCGATGCGTCCGGAAGGCCGACTATGGAGATGGAGAACAGTCCTCCTGCCATCTCCACCTCTACGTCCACCTCTCTGGCCTCGACACCTCTCAATGTGACGGCTTTTACTGGGTTCACAACACCACATCTCCTCCCGTGATGTCCCGACAATGATTCAGGAACAAACGTCCCTTCCTCTCAGTCAAGGCGATCAGATCGATCCGCCAGAACCCGTTCCACCCCGTCTTTTCTACGTAGGCAGCCCCTGCGATCACGAGGCGCCTGAGTTTTCTCGGTCCCACCGAGTCCTCGGGAGACATTATTATGCCGGTAGTCCTGAATCGGACCTCGACTATCACCAGGGTATCCCCATCCCTAGCGACTATATCCAGCTCTCCCCTGCGGAAACGTACGTTTCTTTCCAGGACGGTCCATCCCAGGTTTCGAAGGTAACGACAGGCGAGGTCCTCTCCTCGCTTGCCCTTTTCGAGATGAGGGGCGGTCACGGTTATCGACTTCCCACGTCGACTTTGTATATGAAGGCCAGGACCCTTGCGACCGCCTCGTAGAGGTCGAGAGGTATTTCCTCCCCTATATCCAACGCCAGGAGGGCGCTGACCAGAGCGGCGTCCTCCACTATGGGGACCTCCGCCTCGCGGGCGACCTCAACGATTCTCTCGGCTATCCTTCCCGATCCGGATGCGACGAGATGGGGGGCCTCTCTTTCCTCTCTGTCGTATTTCAGGGCTGCCGCCTTGAAGCGGCCTTTATCGCCGTCGTTCATGCCTCTATGTCCAATCTGAGATAGCGGCGGCCATCGTCTTTTCTCCTGCCCTCTACCCCTAGATATTGAAGGGACATTTCAAGGTCGGATAGATCGTCCCTGAGTTCGTTAAGTCTTTCCAATATGATGTCTCGACCTGCCGGATCCTCGGCGTTTATAGATACGGCCAGGGCTTTCCCGTCCGATTCCAACCGTCCGGACACCTCTCCTATGGCCACTCCGTCCAGGGCAAAGGAAACCTGATAGTAACGGCGTTCCTCTCCAGGACCGCCTCCGGAGGAGCTGAATCGGACCCGGGCAGGCAGTGAATCTTCGTCGGGAGAGGGCCACCAGGCCCCAGCAAGAGCCGCATGAGAGAAGGGCTCACGGGGAGGACGGGAGACCAGAGAGTGAGCCCGAAGAAAAAGGCTAGATTCGTCCTCGCCCTCTTTCATATCGCGGAGCGACTCGAGAGGGTGTTCCCCTCGGCGTGACCTTTCCCGAAGCTCCTCTCTTATCCTGCGCCATTGGGCTGCCACAGAGTTAGAGTCCATTGAAAGGTACCAGGACAGAAGATTGGCCTTTTCTGAAGTCACTGCCTCGCCTCGAGCCATCAGTTCTACCAGAGAATTCATAGAGACCGAGTCACCTCCCAGACGGCGAAACTCCCTTCGAAGACCTAACATAAGTTCGTCGGTCAGAGGAAGCCCTTTGGACAGAAGCAGCGACGCCGCTTCTCGGTCTCCCTGAGGGAGCTTTCCCAAAAGGGCTGCGTCCTCCGGACGAAGCCGCAATACCGGCACGTCGCCCTTGGCGTCCCAGAGAGCCTGAAAATGCTGCCCCGGATATAGTGTCAGGTTGGATCGTGCCATGAGGTTCTGTCCGGCGATACGGACCGTGTAGGTTCCGTTCTCGGCGGATAGCACCCGCCCCTCCACGACGGTCCCGTCGGCTATGCCTTTGGCCTTTAGGGTCATAGCCCCTTTCGAGATATCCGGGGTCTGTCCTCTTCCTACCCCAATGTTCAAGTTGTTGGAATTTCCTATTCCGTCTATCATGCCGGACCTCTCCAGTGGAAGCTTTTTCTGTGAATCGGCGACGGCCCCATCGCCTCAAGGGCGTTCCTATGAGCCTTGGTCCCGTATCCTTTGTGGGACGCAAAACCGTAGGCGGGATACAGACGGTCCAAGGCGACCATAGCCCTGTCCCTCAGCACCTTGGCGACCACCGATGCGGCGGAGATCTGAGGATATACATCGTCTCCGTGGGGACAGACTCTCTGAGGCCATATAAGATCGGGGATCTCTTTGTCTCCGTCCACCAAGACGCCGTCGAACAGACGGGAAGGCAGCCTCTCTACCGACCGTCTCATTGCCCACAAGGTAGCTCGCAGTATGTTTATCTTGTCTATCCGTTCGACCGATGCCGCCTGAGCGGCCCAGATCACACCGAGCTCCCCCATCAAGGAAAAGACCTTTTCCCTTCTCAGAGGAGTCATCTTTTTTGAGTCCCTGAGACCGGCGGAAACGAGCCTCTCCGACTGTTCCTCGGTCAAGATGGCAGCAGCCGCTACAACCGGCCCTGCCATGGGCCCTCTCCCCGCCTCGTCCACTCCGGCAAAGACAGGGGAAAGGGTCATCCTATGAGGTCTCCCGGTCTTTCCAGCGAGAACGCTCCTAGCTTCCCCGCCGAGAAGGCCTCTAAAAACCGCCGTCCCGCCAGGGTAAAATCCACCTTGTTTCCCGGCAGAAGACAGCCCAGTCGCCTGCCCAGGGACTCCAAAGTCTCGTAGGGATCCTCTCCCGGATTCACTCCCCAGGCGTCCTTTACGACGTACCACAGGTCCTTTTCCAGAAGGAACTCCACCAGACGAAAGGCCACAGCGTCGTAACCTCCTATGATCTCCGCCTTGCTGCATCCCAGCCAAGCCAGGGCTTTTTGTATGTGTTCATCCGATTTGGGGTCCAGTATTCCCGGGGAGTCCACCACTAGGAAGCCTCTGCCCTTGTACCATGAGACTCCCTTCGTTACTCCCGGTATGCCTCCGACCGATGCGCTTTTCTTGCCTACCAGACAGTTAAGAAGAGCGGATTTGCCGACGTTAGGGATCCCCACTACTGCCAGACGCAGCTCCCGGTGGGATGGAGAGGCCTTGAGCAAGTCTCTTCTCATAGGCTCGATCTTCCCCTTCAACAGGTCCACCGCCCAGGCCTTGCCCGAGCCCTTTCTATACAGAGAAAGCCAAGCGTCGGTGACCTTTTTATCCGCCAGGTCGCTCTTGGTAAGGACCTTCCATACCGGACAGATCTTGGACATGGATGAGGCAAGAGGCGATGCCGTTACCTCCGGGGCTCTGGCGTCCCTTACCTCCAGGATAAGGTCCAGCTTACCGATAAGTCCTTCGAGCTTTCTGGTTCCCTTCGCCATATGGCCGGGAAACCAAACTGTACGTCCCGACATCAGTCCACCAAACCTATCCGCTTGATCGGCCAGTAACGGAGAAATACGGGGCCTCTTATGTTGTCCTCAGGGACGAACCCCCAAAAACGACTGTCCTGAGAGTTGGGTCTGTTGTCTCCCATGGCGAAGTAATGCCCCTCCGGGACCTTAACCTCGTCCATGATGTAGGCGTCTGGAAAACCAACGTAGGGCTCCTCTATTGGGTTTCCGTTGATAAAGACCTCTCCCTGTCTTATGGCGACCTTGTCTCCGGGCAGCCCTATTATCCGTTTCACAAAGTCCCTCTTGGGATCCACAGGATACTTAAAGACAAATATCTGACCTCTTTCAGGCTCCTGAAGGGCATACCAAAACTTGCACACTAAAACCCTGTCGCCAGGTAAAAGGGTAGGGATCATCGAGCCACTAGGAATCCAAAAAGCCTGGACCACAAAGGTACGAATGACCAATGCCAGAACTACCGCCCAAAGTATCGTCTCGATGGTCTCTCTCCACCATGGTTTTACTGCCATTCTGCGAACAACCTCCAAATTAAAATATGACTCTCTACCCAGATCAATGTCGGAACCACTCCATATATGGAACCCCCTTTACAGGAAGGACTATCTTCCCAAGAGGAGGTTTTTTTGTATCATCAGTAGTATATATGTGAAGGGTCATTCCAGGGGACAAGGTCCGGTAGATCGGAGAATAAAAAGACAGGCTGAAAGGTCCCGATCTGGATAGGATACAGTATTTTAGCCTGAATATCTCCTTCTCGGTCGGATCCATCCAGGTAAGACCAATCCTGTCCACGCCGCTCCCGTGCTCGGAAATGATCAGGAAAAAGAATCTACGGTACATGATGGACCGCTGATAACGATTCGTCAACCATCGGGTCATACGGAGCGCCTCGTCTTTGGCACAGTAGTTTCTCCAGTTTTCTCCAGAGATCACTAAAAAAACCGATCCGGCTCCAACGGACAATAAAACCAATACGACCAGTACCTCCAACAGGGTGTAGGCCCGAAGGGGAATAAAAAAGGGGGCAAAAGCCCCCTTCCTCTCCCCCTCGTAGCAATTATCTGGCAGCTTCATGCCCCAGTTTTAGGACCTTCAGGTTTTCTTCTACGAAACGGGGGGGAGCCAGATCACTTATGGCCTGATTCATCTCGTCCACCGAGACGCCTCCGACGCCAGCACCGCACATCGCCCCTAGGATCAGGACGTTCAGGAAAAGAAACCGCCCTCCCATATGTTCTTTCAAAATAGAGTACCCCTCTATGGGATGGACCTCTATCTTACGGCGATCCAGAGAGCTCTGAAGCCTGTCGTTTTGGAAGGCCTTGGGATCGTATAGATTGACTACAAGGGTCCCTCCGTCCCTCAGATAATGAAGGTTCCTGACCGCTTCGTTCTGGTCGAAGGCGAGCAGTACGTCGGCCTCTCCTACCTTCACCAGGGGACTGAGATATTCTCCCACCTTGAAGTGGCTCACGACTGAGCCCCCTCTCTGTGCCATGCCGTGAACCTCGCTGCCTACGACGCTACGCCCTTTTTCCATGGCGATGTGCCCCAGAGCCTTGCTGGCAAATAGAATACCCTGACCTCCGGTACCTACTATGACGAACTGCATAATTAGGCCTCCTCTCTCAAAACTATGGCCCCGTGGGGACATACGCTCATACAGACACCGCAGTTGACACAGTATCTCTCGTCTATATAAGCCTTCTTGGAGGACTCGTCGAAGACCAGTCCGGGGCAATTGAAGGAGGTAATACAATATTTACAGCCTATACAAACCTCTGGATCCATCCTTACCGGCCTCGGGGTCGGAGGCTCCTTGAGGATGGTTATACAGGGATGTTTGAAGATCAACACCGCTGGCTCTTTGTTCTCCCAGGCGTAGGCCCAGGCGTCCTTTACGACGTCGACGTTCTCGTCCACATCGTAGGCCTCCACGGTCTTGATGTAGGAGACACCGCAGCCCCGACAGACCTGCTCCAGGTCTATCTGAACTCCCTGATCGCCCTTTCTCAGTTTCGCCCCGACGTTGGGGCTGGACTGTCCTCCGGTCATGGCGGTAATACGGTTGTCCAGTATGGCGAGTACGAAGGCATGACGGTTGTAGACCGCGCTGGCCAAACCGGTGAGGCCACTGTGGAAGAAGGTGGAGTCTCCTATAGTGGCGACCACCGGACGTTCCTCTCCGTCGACCTTAGAGGCCAGGTAGAAACCGGAGGCAGCTGTTACGGCAGCCCCCATGTCTATGGCGCTGTCTATTCCCTTTTGCATTATGCCCAAGGTATAGCACCCTATATCTGAGGGGGTGATCGCCTTCGGTAGGGCCTTCCTGATAGCAAAAAAACTGGCCCTGTGAGGGCATCCGGGACAGAGCATGGGAGGCCTGGGGGTTATTTGCATCTCCTCCATGGCCGAAAGCACGTCCTCGTCGATAGATGTCTCGACCTCGTCTCCGAGACACTTCGCTATGATCTCCTCTATCAGCTCAGGCAGAAGTTCCCCCGCCCTCGGCACGAAACCGTTCCAACGTCCCATTATCTTATTACGGTCGTTCAGCTGAGTCTCTATAACTGGGTAGGTCTGTTCGAGGACCAACACCTTTTCGTGACGTGCTATGAATTCCTCGCACAACTTGACCGGAAGGGGGACGGGAGTGCCTATCTTGAGAATCTCTATGTCGTCCCTGCCGCTGGTTCGGATCATGTCGGACAGGAAGGCAAAGGTGGTACCTCCGGCTATGATACCCAGACGGGCGGTACCCTTCGCCGGAACAATGTAATTGTATTTTTCGTAATCTTTCTCGAATTCGTTCCGAATGACGTCATTTTTATCGTTTAGTCTGGGGTGATTTACCCTGACTCCAGCTGGAAGACAAACCCATCTTTTAGGGTCCTTCTTGAACTCGTCCTTCTTAGGCGGCAAAACCTCGTCCCTCAGGGGAACGTCCTGTCTTGCGTGATCCACCTTGCCGGTAGGTCGAAGCATGGTCACAATACCGTGTCTCTCCGAGAGATCGTAGGCGTCGAAGACCATCTCCTTCGCCTCCTCGGCGGTCGACGGATCGAAGCACGGAACCTTGGCGAACATGGCGAAATAACGGCTGTCCTGTTCCGTCTGAGAACTATGAGGACCGGGATCATCGGACACCACGAGCAGGAATCCGCCCTTGAGATCGAAATGGGCGGTGCTCATAAACGGATCGGCCGCCACGTTGAGTCCGACCTGCTTCATGATACAGCAGGTCCTCTTTCCTCCGAAAGAGGCCGACACCGCCATCTCGTAGGCTACCTTCTCGTTGGCTCCCCATTCGACCGCAGTCTTGGTTCCTAACTGATCCGAATAAGCTGCCACGGCAGGAAGGATCTCGGAAGAAGGTGTTCCGGGATAGGCAGTGGCTATCTCGCATCCGGCCTCCACGATACCCCTCGCTATGGCCTCGTTACCTAACAATATGCTTCTCTTGCTCAAGATGACTCCCCCTCTTTTGGATTACGGCCTCTCTGTCGACCGTTCCTCAAGCCATCGGATAAGGGGGTGACCGCCACGGATCAATTTACCGTCCGGAGTAGCAAAGGCATGGCGGGTCTTCCCCTCTGCCAACAGCTTATCCCCTCTGTACAACCTATATTTGAACGTAACGCTATGGGGTTTTACCTGCTCCACCGAGGTATGCAAGGAAAGCTCCTCATCGTACCTCGCTGGAGATTTATACCTACAGGAAGCCTCGACCACCGGCAGGAAGACCCCTTCGTCCTCCCAACTTGCATAGGGTTTTCCCCATTCCCTGCATAGGGTGGAACGCCCCATCTCAAACCAAGTGAGATAGTTTCCATGGTGCGCTATTCCCATCTGGTCGGTCTCGGCATATCTGACGCGAAAAACAAAGACGCTCTTCCTCAAGTAAAATCCTCCCATTCGATGAACACTTTCATTATACCGTTTTAGCTCTTCAAAAAAACAATAGAAGATTTAAACTATTTGCTTTTGTGCTGTACAGCGCCGCAGATGTGCAACCTTCATGCAATTGTCGCTAACCACCTCGAAACCGTCCTCCCTTAAAGAGGCTTCCAGGGAGGAATTTTTAGTCCCAGGCTGAAACCACACTGCCGGTTTATAGGGGAGAGCGTTTAACTCATCCCTCAGCCCTTCCTGAAATCGGGCGGATATGAAAAGCGAGACTATGTCCAACGGACCGTCTATATCGGCCAAAGAGGAGACGCATTTTTCCCCCAGTATTTCCTTTTCCTTTAGCCTCGGATTTATGGGATACAGCCGCACACCGGCCGATTTAAGATAGGACATGACGTCGTAAACAGGGCGGTTTACCTTGTCCGAAGCTCCTATAACAGCTACCTTTCCTCGATTACATAGGACTCTATCTACAAGATCGTTGGTTGTCATATTTATTCCTCCTTTTTGGTTGCCGTAGACTGAATATCGCACTGTATAGCTCAATTTTATCACGAGCCCTTGGCTTATCCGCTTTTCTTGTTATAATGTCTGGGTAAACTGGGAGGGTTGACCGAGCGGTCGAAGGTGGCGGTCTTGAAAACCGTTGAGGCGCAAGCTTCCGTGAGTTCGAATCTCACACCCTCCGCCAATGGCATATTCGTAGCCGTCCGGGAGAGTCCAACACCCGGACGGCTACTGCTTTTATTGGGGTTGTGTGTCCACATTCGACCAGGTAGAATTGAGGCAATCCATGATCGATGTGGCTACAAATGTGGACACGAGGATATCTGGTGTCCACAAAACAGGAGGGTACGATATGCTATCCGACACCCAGATACGCAAACTGAAACCTCAAGAAACCCGCTATTCCATGCTGGACAGCGACGGGTTATATATAGAGATTCTCCCCACGGGGAAAAAATACTGGCGAATACGCAAAAGAAAACCGGGAGGGAATGGCGAAATACGGCGGTCTATAGGGGCATATCCTAAGATCGGACTGAAAGAGGCCCGCCAAAAACGAGATGAGTTGGTGTCCACACTACCGGAACTCGGCGGGAAGAAAAACGTGAACACATTCGCGGAGCTGGCCCACGAATGGCTCGAGGTCAAAATGTACCCCACGAAAGCTCCCAGGTATATCGAAACCCTCGTATATAAGATAGATAAACTTCTGATACCCCATATCGGTCACCGCCAGGTCGACACGTTGACCGCTCCGGAGCTTCTGGACGTGCTCAGAAAGATAGAGTCGAGAGGGACTATAGAAACCGCCCGACGAACGCGCCAGATGTGTGGTCAGATCCTGAGGTACGGAGTGGCTACCGGAAGATGCGACAGGGACATATCGGCGGATCTCAAAGGAGCTCTCCAGACCGTGCGGCACAAACATATGGCCACATTGATAGACCCCGCTCAGATCGGAGGGCTTATGAGATCCATAGAAGAGGGACTCAAGGGACAAATCAGATTGACACTCCTCTTCCAGGCATACACATTTGCAAGACCCGGAGAGATTCGAAAAGCGGAATGGGAAGAGATAGAAGCAGACACTTGGAAGATCCCCGCCGCAAAGATGAAGATGAAGAGGATCCACTGGATTCCTCTATCACGCCAGGCAATCCAAGTCCTGGAAGAACTGCGAGATATCTCCGGGCATTCTCGTTTTTTGTTTCCCTCGGTCCGCTCTTCCAAGATCCCTATGTCGGATATGACGGTGAATGCCGCCCTCCGTCGCCTGGGATACACTCAAGAGGAGATGACCGGTCACGGGTTCCGCTCGATGTTCAGCACTATCGCCAACGAGCACGGCTGGTCACCGGACGTCATAGAAAGGCAGCTCGCACACGTCCCCAAGAACGCAGTACGAGCCGCCTACAACCACGCCGAACACCTGCCGCAACGCCGTGAGCTTATGCAGTGGTGGGCGGACTGGCTGGATGAGCAAAGAGGATAGATTAGGATAGATCATGGAATAATCAATGGAATAAAAATTCCCTGCATCTACAAAAAAACAGCCCTCCCGAGGAGATTCCCGAGAGGGCGTATTCTTATCTCGTCTTACGCTCCAGCCACTTCAGGAGCAGTTCCTGTCCGTAATCCAACAGCTGACCTGCGCTGTACCCGGACATGGCCACCACAGCCGAAGTGATCCAGATGTTCAGTCCAAGGCCGCGGCAAAGACAGTGCATAACCATTCCGGCAAAACCGGCCGTTGCCATCCCGACCAGAAACTCTCTCCAGGAGAAAGATTCGGACCGGTGAAGGCGGCCATATTTAACCGCCGACCCTCCCATGGCCATCAGGGCGGGCGGCAAAAGAAGAGCCAGGATATGACGCAACGTCTCCATGATGTCATCAAGCAAAGTCAGGCCTCCTTCAATCCTCCAGTCCCGCCGATTTTCCCAGCTTCACTACCCTATTGTGAATCCACCCTCGCAGAAACTTACGTTGCGACACATTCCTATCCGCGAGGCGATCGTACAGCCTCGTACGGTTCATCAAAACCTCGAGGCAGAGATAGCGAAGGAGAGAATAAGGCTTCACGTCACCGCTTCCGTTCGTCAGCCTGGCGTTCTCTTTTCTCAGATTCGCCAGCGCCGCCCGAGTTCTCGGACCCATCGTTCCATCGACTGCGAGGACTGTGTCTCTCAATATCGAGTTGAGCCCCTCCTGTAGGAGCTTTACGGCTCCACCCACCCCGTGATTCACGGCACAGTCGAACATGACAAGGTCCAGCGGTTTCGGCATTCCGTCGGCTCCTATGGGCTCCCAGTAGTCGGACCAGTAGATGAGAGAAGCTTCAGCCATCGATAGAGATCGTATGTCGTTATGGGGTACGATCTCTCTATCGTATGCCGATCTCAAGGTCCTTTCCGTTATGCCGTAATTGGTCCGTCCTCCCCTATCGTCCGGATCGTTCACATATCCTCCCTCGAATCCCAACACCACGGAGAGAACCTCAGAGAACCTCTCCGTCACTTCGTCCCCCTCCCCTCCCAGGGCAAAGGGCCCGCTATATCCAATATGTCCCTGCCATGGATCGCCAGCTCCTCTATCCTGTCCAGCCCCCAGTCGTGACCGAGGCGCTCGTTCAGTTTGTCCACGGCATAGTCCACCAGTCCTCGGATGATGGGGCCATCGAAGGGCTCCAGAAACCATGGAAGGACTATCAAGCCATCCAGGTATTCCACGACGGCGTCTCTCTTGTCCTTTGACTGAAGCCCCGAGATCTCGTCCTTCACCTGCGAGGTGGCCAACTCGGCGAACACGACTATACGCCCGACAAAATCGACCACATTCGACAGATTCTCCCTTGCCTTCTTGAGACTGTTCCACTCGGACAGCTCGTTCATCCGCTCTTTCAGATACCTAGCGTCGGCCACCAGAGTGCTCAGGGCTTCCTTGATCTTTTCGACGTTCTCTCTCATCGGGATTCCTCCTCTTTTCGGAACAAAAAAAGGGAAGCCCACGCCGAGCTTCCCCGAAACTTTATGCCGTTCGCTACGCCTCCGGCGTCTCCAATTCCATACCCAACCTCAAAGCTCCCACCATGACGACGTTGCTCTTCGGAGGGGCTCCCGGCGTCTTTATCTGATCCCATATCCGGTCCATCTTCGAAGACAAACCACCCATTCCCGACAACACCGGGGAGAGATCTATGTCCGTCTGCTTGATGAAACGTCCCATCAAGACACCTCCATAACGAGAAGATTCACTGTTGCCCCCGCCGAGGAAGACAGGGAGATCTCCCCCAGCCGTCCCCAGTCCAGACTATCGAGGTCGAGCCCGTAATTCCCATCCAGCCTTATGGCTCTTTCGCCCAGATGGATCTCCGCAACGTCGTCCCCCTCGGTGGCCGCCTGGAGAGAGAGCTTGCCGCAATAGGGGACCGGCAATGTCACGGTCTCACCGGGCGGGACGGTCACCTCTCCGGAATACAACACCTGAGAGCGAGGCTTAGGATCGTCGGAGACGACGGTAAGCCCGATCTCCTCGGCGGGAATGAAAAAGGGCACCCGTTTTTCCTCGCCGGGTACCCAGTAATGCCGCCCGAAAGATATCGGGTAGGACTTTTCGTTTTTATATGTAGGCATGGATCTAACCTATCTGGAGCATGCGTCCGGGAAGATGGACCCGATATCTCTTGCCATCCAGCCACCCCACGGACCCGACGGAAAGAGCCTCCGGCGTCGCTAAAACCCCGGGGACTGCCCCCCTTATCTCCTCGGACGTATAGGCGAAAAGATCCGTTACGACGGGGCCGCCACTGACGGAATCCGTAGAAATAGGTGGCGAAGGAGCAAAAAGTTGCATCGTGATAGTTCCCTCCGGGTTGGATTCGCTACCTAAAACGACCAGATGCTCCCCCTTGCTGGGCGGCGAAAAGGCACAACAAAGATCAGTGTCGAAGATAGCAGGGAAAGCCCCATCAAGGCCGTTGCCTTTAGAAGTGTCCACAAGGACGAGCCCCAGCACCCCGGAGTGTTCCTCTCCTTCGTCATAGCAGAAAAAAACGCCACCTTCGTTGCTGATTACCGAAGAGGTTATGGGCAAAATTCTCCAGGGAGTGGGAGATACCAGCTGA carries:
- a CDS encoding CoA-binding protein → MTTNDLVDRVLCNRGKVAVIGASDKVNRPVYDVMSYLKSAGVRLYPINPRLKEKEILGEKCVSSLADIDGPLDIVSLFISARFQEGLRDELNALPYKPAVWFQPGTKNSSLEASLREDGFEVVSDNCMKVAHLRRCTAQKQIV
- a CDS encoding tyrosine-type recombinase/integrase, with translation MLSDTQIRKLKPQETRYSMLDSDGLYIEILPTGKKYWRIRKRKPGGNGEIRRSIGAYPKIGLKEARQKRDELVSTLPELGGKKNVNTFAELAHEWLEVKMYPTKAPRYIETLVYKIDKLLIPHIGHRQVDTLTAPELLDVLRKIESRGTIETARRTRQMCGQILRYGVATGRCDRDISADLKGALQTVRHKHMATLIDPAQIGGLMRSIEEGLKGQIRLTLLFQAYTFARPGEIRKAEWEEIEADTWKIPAAKMKMKRIHWIPLSRQAIQVLEELRDISGHSRFLFPSVRSSKIPMSDMTVNAALRRLGYTQEEMTGHGFRSMFSTIANEHGWSPDVIERQLAHVPKNAVRAAYNHAEHLPQRRELMQWWADWLDEQRG
- a CDS encoding phage holin family protein produces the protein MLDDIMETLRHILALLLPPALMAMGGSAVKYGRLHRSESFSWREFLVGMATAGFAGMVMHCLCRGLGLNIWITSAVVAMSGYSAGQLLDYGQELLLKWLERKTR
- a CDS encoding glycoside hydrolase family 108 protein, translating into MTERFSEVLSVVLGFEGGYVNDPDDRGGRTNYGITERTLRSAYDREIVPHNDIRSLSMAEASLIYWSDYWEPIGADGMPKPLDLVMFDCAVNHGVGGAVKLLQEGLNSILRDTVLAVDGTMGPRTRAALANLRKENARLTNGSGDVKPYSLLRYLCLEVLMNRTRLYDRLADRNVSQRKFLRGWIHNRVVKLGKSAGLED